The genomic stretch tgggatgcGCTCCCGGGCTGGGATGCCTTCCCTTGCcgtcccccggccccgctcaccAGCTGAGGTGCTGGACACCGCCCTGCCGGGCCTGCCTCAGCTGGATGTGCCGCCGCAGCGCCTTCTTCAGCTCCAGCACCGAGGCGTTCTGCACCACCACCACGGCTGCGGGCGGAGAGAGCCGGGTCaggcccgccgcccccggcccctgcccggcccgccccgcccgccccctcACGTACGCACGGTCTCGCCGTCCGCCTTGCACACCCGCACCGTCATGGCCTGCCCGTACTCCAGGGCCACCTGCGAGCCGATCTCCTCCGCCGTCACCTGCGGGCGAGCGGCACGGCCGTGAGggcagcccatcccatcccatcccatcccatcccatcccatcccatcccatcccatcccatcccatcccagcccagccccatcggcccggcccggccccgcgccccgggCGCACCTGCGGGGGGAGGTCGCAGAGCAGCGGGTCCTGCACCAGCCGCGCCAGCGCCGCCTGGAACAGCTCCAGCACCTCGGCGTGCGCCAGCTCCTCCGCCGGCTCCTCGGCCGGCTCCTCGGCCGCCATCGCCGGaaggggcgggcggcgcggcggaACAGGCGATGCTGCTCTTTTGCCCGGCCTGCGGGAACGTGCTGGTGGCCGAGGAGGGGCCGCGCTGCCACCGCTTCGCCTGCACCACCTGTCCCTACGTGCGCAATGTCACGCGGAAGGTACCGGGGCGCGGGGGAAGCGGGGGCGGCCCGGGGCGGGGGGCCCGGTGCCGTGTGCCCGGGGCCCGCTgagccgctcccggtgccggtTCCGCAGGTGACGAGCAGGAAGTACCCGCGGCTGAAGGAGGTGGACGATGTGCTGGGCGGCGCCGCGGCCTGGGAGAACGTGGACTCCACGGCAGGTagggccgggccgcggggctGCGCGGGGCTCGCCGGGCCCTGCCGGCCCCTCACGGCGCTTTCCCGCAGAGCCGTGCCCCAAGTGCGAGCACCCCCGCGCCTACTTCATGCAGATCCAGACGCGCTCGGCCGACGAGCCCATGACCACCTTCTACAAGTGCTGCAACCCGCAGTGCGGGCACCGCTGGCGGGACTGAGGGGAGCGGGGATCGCAATTATTGCTGCTCCTGCAATAAACGCGGCACTGCGGGCAAGCTGCGGCTCTGCGTGGTTGTTTGGGccgggcagggaggggaagcGGGCTCAggctccagcagggctctgtgcccgtgctgcagccccgggggcCCGTCATGCACACGGGGTAGGGGTGATAAAGTCGTTCCCTGCGCACTGAAACACCCGTGCTGAAAACACAGACAGGCCTGAAGGTAACAGAGCTGAAGCACGGCGAGGAAACCCTAGCCCTGAACACAGCACAGAAGGCAAAGCAGAGGTGAAGTGTTACCACTGTGGCCTTATGCAGaaccaaaaatgaaaaaaggggCTTTGCTGTGACCTGTGAAAACCCCATCAGTTAAAGCAGGAACTACAAACTACACACTGCAGCCAGTTACTGATAAAAGGAGAATGTGCTTCAGGTAGGATCATGTATCACTTGTGTTTTCACATCAAGCTTTATTCTCAGTTTAAATACATTCAGAAGTAAAAACGATAAATAACTTAATAAAAACATGATGGAGCACAAATTGTAACATTTAATCTCCATGAACACTCCCTCCCACAGGCTAAGCCAATTTCCTATGACCCCTTCTATCCAGGGATAATCTGCACCCATTTATTCCAATTCATGTCGCAGGGGAACACTCTCCCCAGCCTGAGAGTACAGTCTATTGTAGGCTCATAGTAGATGGTCGGGCTTTCACTCAGTTTGGGATTCTGCAGTTGTTCTTCCACAGCTGGCTGAGAAAAGAGTGACACTGGGGATGGCTTTTTCATGTAGAATCGTCTGATGCAACCAAGAGTTTCCAGACCCTGcaaaaaaattcacaattttAATATGCTGTGAATGCTGCTCTAGCTACAATGTTCTCAGAAACACTGGACAATTTATACCAAAAGTGGCTTCACTTGAGCCCCTGAAGAGCCCATGGTTACAACACAAAGGTAAAAAGGATAAACAGCTTAATAAAACCATGCAAGTTCTGACTATAACTGGATAGATCTAGTTACTTTCAAGCACAGTGATTGATACATGGTTACTGACACAGAAGTTGCTCAGCAACAGATGTTGACATTTAGGACCAGTTACAAAAAATCTTAAGGCTGCTCTAGATGTCAGTTCCAGATTTCTGTGCCAGTCCTTGTTAATGGTTAATAGGTGTATGACAAGCTCTGTCTGTGGTTTCCAAATTCTTAGTGAATTTATTGGTGCAGAAGTTACACTGAAGTTCCCCACTCTGTAAAATGTAGAGGTAATTAATTGTTTGATTTTGTGGGTTTGAATTCACATTGCCCAGGAATCCATTCTGGAACAGCCAgaacagggctggcagcactcccagctgccactgtcacctcagGGTACAAACCCTGGGGGAAAAGTGGCACATGGAAAATGGATTTCCAATTAGCAGGGAAGTCATGCTTTTGGGAAGGCCTGCAGGATTACTGCTCTGCTTCAGATTCTGAatatttataggaaaaaaatataaatcaaagTTCCATTTTCAAAGTAGTGGCAACTGAACATCAAGATGTGGGAATAAAATTACAAGAAACTCAAAATTTTCTTGCCATCCTTTGTTTGACAATTAAGGACCTACAGGCAGGTCAGAAGGTCTGATTTACACATTGTCTAGCACAGACACATGGCAGTTTGATTCTCATGGCAGATTACCCATCTAGAAGgcatataagaaaaaaaaaatttaagaagaaTTAGATAATCTGTGGTATATGTATTATCTGTATCCCCCAGAGTGGGGACTGGAACCAGAGGATGTTTAGGGGGCTGAGCAGGTCCAAAGATCAACACCTGTCCTTGGGTTTCCTCTTTGCTGGGCATTCTTCATAGATCACAGAATATTAtggggttggaatggaccttatAGACCTTGGGTTTCCTCTTGGGATTCTTCATAGGATCATAGAATGTTATGGGGTTGGAATGGATCTTACAGACCTTGGGTTTCCTCTTTGCTGGGCATTCTTCACAAGATCATAGAATCCtgtgggttggaatggaccttagaGACCTTGGGTTTCCTCTTAGCATTTTTCATAGGGTCATAGAATGTTACAGGGTTGGAATGGATCTTATAGACATTCCAGTCCCaacatcccttccaacccaaactattccatgatcCTGTGATTACCACGGCATCAAACAGTCAATTTCATGGTGAAAGCCCCACTCTTCAGCAACTACTTGGACTCCACCTCCCTGCAGATCCGTTTCAGAAGCAGGTTCAGAGTGTGGAATCACGGGTACCCCAGgcttccctcctgcctccctgtgAGCACTGGCTCGCTCTGGCTGTGGCTCCCTGGCCCCAGAGGGAGCACTGGGGTGTTCTccccgtgccctgggctggcatgCTGTGCTGGCTGTACCTGCAGGATCTCCAGCACGGCCACAGGCTGCAGGACTCCGCTGTAGTGCTGCAGCAGCCGTGCCTGCGGCACGCCCGGCTTGCTCATCACGTGGTAGAGCACGGCCTCCATCATGCCCTTGCACACCGGCTGGTTCAGCTTCCCATCCACGATCCTCCACGGCCTCCCGATGAAGGAAATGCTCTCACAGGCCCTGCCAGACACAGGGAAAGCTCAGCTCTCAGGAATTCTTTGGGATGGGTTTCTCATCGTTGTAATTTCTGCCCAACAGAGATCACTGCATCCCTTTAAACACAAGTGTAAATCCTGCGGCTGCTCTGAGCaagagctggtgctgctctaccaaatttgcatttttcacCCATTTCAGCACCATTATaaacccagcagctgccctAGGTCTTAATGAGCAGGAAAGCTTCGTTTGGTATAAGCTCCAATATCCTCCAAAGGTTATCCAAGACCTGCACCATGCAGCAACAGTGCTCTGATGGGAAGCAAATCCCTCATTTTTAGCATTGTGGTGTCCAAAAGACAGTCCCTGCATGGAAATTCACATTCACAATTTCTAATACTGCAGGTTCCTAGGCACCTTGAAGCTGGCATTGGGCTTATTTGTGCTGTAAAATCAGTTTTGGTCCTCTAATATTTGGAACTTGTTGGTTTTTGGGTAAAAATATCTCTCAGAGACATTTTTTCAGCATGCACAGGAGCACAAGGAACATTAACAGGAACAATGGAGTAGGGTTTCTCCATCACTGCTCATCAGAGCATAAAAGTGAGGTTTCCAAACCACTGCTCCCAGTACTCTTTTGGCAGAGCCAAGTGTTTGGTATTCTGCAGACATCTCTGTTACTCACCGGTCCCTGGCTGCCTGGGAGACATCTGTCATGGAGCTTcctggaaagaaaagcacaCATATTTTCTAATTAACTCAAATTCCTTATCTAATGGAAGGAGAGTTAAAGGTGGCTAAGCTGGGAAGTGCAAGAGCTTGCTAGAAAACCACAGCAGCAAACTACTCCACGTGCTGCTCTCAGTTTTGgggagctctgagctgcccctctgccctgcccgcAGCACACTCTCCCCACACCTCCTCCCACAGCCACATCTCTTTACTCAACCCCACttgctctggatcctttccccACTTCCAGCAGGTTTTATTCCTGGAAGTCTGATGCTGTGGCTGAACCATGGTGACTGTATgggctgaaggagctgaggtGCACAGAGAGCTGTGCAGGGTCTCAGCCTGGAGCTCTCCAGGGGTCTGGGTAACCTAAAGCTCCTAAATCAGCTAAAATCAGCTCCTAAAGCTAACCTAAATCAGAGGGATGTAGGGCAgagctcccaggagctggagatgtGAATGCAAACTCAGGATTCCAGCAGGGCTCACTTTCAAAGCAAAGGCTGTCTCTGCAACTCCCATTACATTATGTCATGGGTTTTAATTAGACAATTACTTAATGAGGTATTCTTACCACACCCAGAGGGTAACAGCTTTGGCTTAAGCACATGTAAACATTCACTGGCCAGTGAGGACTCTGTGTTTGATAACAGAACTcctgttttttccctcctaTGCTTCAAACAAGTCAAGGATGTTAAATCCAGGGAATATTTCAGTAGTTTAATTTAAGAACTGCTGAGGTCTCTGCTGTTTAGACAGCCCTGAGtgcatttcctgcaggaagGCTCCAGTTAAACAATCCCAAGCTGTGGGATGTTAGGGATCACCCTCTGGACCTGGGTTCTGGCAGGGCTTGGCAAGGTACCACAGGAGCAGTGAGCTTGTGGTTCAGTCTGAGATTAGAGCTCataaaatccaaaccaaaatgAAATCCCTCACAAAATACTAAATGTAAAGCTTGGCAAGAACTACCAGCTATTAGAAAACTGgcagtaaaaaggaaaagaaaatgaagtccAATTGGGTTACAAATGAGGCTGTTAAATCTCACTGGCATGTGCTGCTTCCTGGTGAATGCTTTAATGAGTTTAGGATTTTCAGCCATGAACATTCCAGCTAAATGCacaccagcagggctgtgttttcTAGGCTTAGAGAGGCCTGACCTTTGAACTGAAGCCAGAGATGAGAAACTTTGGATCCAAATTATTCTGGAAAAATTTAAGACATGGAAACAAGTTTCTAAGGAAAACATACTTCTGCACTAGTCATTCCAGCAAAAGGCATAGGAAGGATTATGGGATGTATTTGAAAACTCAGAGACTTTCCAGATAAACTAGTGTTATGCCAATTTATCTGTGAGAGAAGACAACCTCTCTGGTACAGCTGCATAAAGAATAGGATTTGCTTATAAAGTGGAGCTACTGGTTTGATATCACCTGCTGATGAGCTGGTTTGTATTTCAGGGATGCAGAGGGCTCTCCATACCTTTAGAGACTCCTGGGTTCTGCTGGAAGCAGCAAAGATCATCATCCTGCTCACTGGCTGATTGTTCAGGGAGAGGGATctgcttgctgtgctcagcGCTGAGCTCATCGTTCTCTGCTTCAGGTTCTTTGTCCTCAGAATGAGATTTGGCTTGTTCCTTGTAAGTGTCCACATCCCCAGCCTCTGGGGGTTCAGCTGGGGGCTCCAGGgagcctcctcctgcagcttctTCACCCCCAGTAACAGCTTCCTTCCTTGGGGCAGGCTCAGAACCAGCTGCATCCAGGTTCCTGCCATCTGCAGGTGCCAGAGCAGGCAGTGCACCCTGGCAGAGGTGACTGTCACCCTGCAGGACATCAGTCCTACATCTCTTCCTCGGGGGCTCATCATCACTGGCATACTGTGTGtctttccccagctgctgctcctctcccaggcacTCCTGTCCCTTCTCTGGCTCTGAGGGCAGATGTTCCTGTGGCACATCTGGGGGAGCAGGCTCTGCCCCTGGCTGCTCAGCCTCCTCTGCTTTGCTCTTCAGGCACACCGAGcgcagcagccagggcttggCAAACACCACTGCCACCAGCCTGACACTGTGGCCTCCTACTTCTAAAACCTGCTGCATGTCAATGAGGTCctgtaaaaaacaaacaaaaaaccacacaacAAATTAGCTCAGGAgctttcactgaaaaatgtcaCTTTAACCCAGTGTCATGCAATTGCCGTGATTTAACAGGCAGCAAGGGAGAGCAAAGTTTAGTAGAATATTCAATTTTGCCTCCAGCTGCACTGAAGTTGAGAAGATGCTTTACCCCTAGAGCTTCTTGAAATTACAGCATGAGATGTTTTTCTTCAGCTTAAAGTTAAAAATATAACTGGGAACAAGTACTTTGCTTCCAAAGGTTGATGTTAGCACCTCTAGGTTTCTGAAACAGTTCATTCCTATCTTTGATTAAGAGCTGCTTGAATTTTTTGCCTTCCTAACTTTGAGACAAGATTGCTCTCAGGTGTGGTGTGTTTCTCCTGCCTAACATAAATAACTTTGTTCAATTTATAGCTGCTTCCAACAGCCTGGAAGCTCATCCCGTTCAAGGGGAATACTAAGCATGCAAACATTAATGTATGGAAAGCAGCTGGCTGTAAACCCACCTGGATGTACTGCTCCAAGCTCCTGCTGCGTTCAGCTCCCACCTGCTCATAGCTGCAGAAATGTTTGCTCAGCTCAGCTTTGCAAATCCCAAAGTGGGAAGTAGCCTCTATGGCCTTCCTGATCTCCAGAGCAGCCTccacatccccagggctgtACCCATAACGCTCCGTACACTCGTGGAGAAACTTATCCACATCATAGTTCTCTTCCTGGATTTTTATCAGCCTGGTGAAAGTTTCAGGGAGGCAGGAGATGCCCACAGCCATGTGATCCAGCAGGGAAGGAACTGCAAAGCAAATAAACCATGGGAGTTTAAGCTGTGAAGCAGCAGTTACTGTGCAACACATTGCAGGAAGACAAACAGATTAGAGGCGCTCTAAACCAATTAAAAACAGAGCTCAGCTTTCCCTCTTCATTACTGCagttccctttttttccttctgccttgcATATCTGACTGAAAAGACCTGCAAAGAGGAGCAAACTGGTTCACAAGGGCTCACCCTCCCAGCAAAATGAATCATGTCTGGAAGGCAGTGAGCACCTGGGGGTGTTCTCTCTAACACTGGGTAAGCTCAGCTCTGAGCTAATGAGGGaattctctccttttttcttgaagGTGAAAATTCTAGGGCAAGGAGATGCTGTGGAGGACACTTTTAATCAAGAATCCACAGCAGAAAGCTGTTGGCTAGATCTGGTTTGAACTACCACCTGACAATGCTTCAGACAGTTAGTTCAacaaaacatctctgtgttcaGTGACAGGTCCAGCAC from Ammospiza caudacuta isolate bAmmCau1 chromosome 17, bAmmCau1.pri, whole genome shotgun sequence encodes the following:
- the SNRNP25 gene encoding U11/U12 small nuclear ribonucleoprotein 25 kDa protein produces the protein MAAEEPAEEPAEELAHAEVLELFQAALARLVQDPLLCDLPPQVTAEEIGSQVALEYGQAMTVRVCKADGETVPVVVVQNASVLELKKALRRHIQLRQARQGGVQHLSWKYIWRTYHLTFNGEKLADDRKKLREYGIRNRDEVSFIKKLRK
- the POLR3K gene encoding DNA-directed RNA polymerase III subunit RPC10 is translated as MLLFCPACGNVLVAEEGPRCHRFACTTCPYVRNVTRKVTSRKYPRLKEVDDVLGGAAAWENVDSTAEPCPKCEHPRAYFMQIQTRSADEPMTTFYKCCNPQCGHRWRD